A window of Oncorhynchus tshawytscha isolate Ot180627B linkage group LG10, Otsh_v2.0, whole genome shotgun sequence contains these coding sequences:
- the LOC112237875 gene encoding uncharacterized protein LOC112237875, with amino-acid sequence MLLHWLANNIYIDNNGNMRLNFNPTRGDYGFHFYGNRPPSLPFLLPESGIYYSLGNMNSIGSMTALPDYVTQSFYNLRGPENNRDRVILRVMEDGSNQFIADEVYVTQHYPPNENRGSAYDPDNTYRVNVSLLRQIQSLPTIDQNDIPRIYNVEINHNSLQELENIWGHTPGLALLLAIVLYFTRPKTLFIKEQALRLTSQPQSGMEDKDNALIKLGVKTTNRGKARIIWSGIPKRLLDQGLMVVLHRNNNSDSKSELDRSSVGGQATGSYNTSVHLNPGLQVRLHKEVKSWWNYLGFGSTIGEEIWRGSEFHDANREIPADINGHDASLQLFVKDGKACARLYVKKSFTAWKKTFHNSWVGFYSSGLGSTLDYNTWQWAVHFSEEKGSHQADIPGYDVYVYESSMTMSPGVQVRFMMEKYGGEKARTPPWERLVQW; translated from the coding sequence ATGCTGCTCCACTGGCTAGCCAACAACATTTACATTGACAACAACGGCAACATGAGACTCAATTTCAACCCAACCAGGGGAGACTATGGCTTTCATTTCTATGGAAACAGACCACCTTCATTGCCTTTTCTGCTTCCTGAAAGCGGAATCTACTACTCACTAGGGAATATGAACTCTATTGGCTCAATGACGGCACTTCCTGATTATGTCACGCAAAGTTTCTACAACTTAAGGGGACCTGAGAACAACAGGGACAGGGTCATACTCAGAGTTATGGAGGATGGGTCCAATCAGTTCATTGCAGACGAGGTCTATGTCACACAGCACTATCCACCAAATGAAAACAGAGGAAGTGCCTATGATCCAGACAATACATACCGTGTCAATGTCAGCCTCCTTAGACAAATCCAAAGTCTACCAACCATTGACCAAAATGACATTCCACGTATATATAATGTAGAGATCAACCACAACAGTTTGCAAGAACTGGAAAACATCTGGGGACACACACCTGGTCTGGCACTTCTTCTGGCTATTGTATTGTACTTTACACGTCCCAAAACCTTATTTATTAAGGAGCAAGCTCTTCGTTTAACATCTCAACCCCAGAGTGGCATGGAGGATAAGGATAATGCATTGATTAAGCTTGGTGTGAAAACCACAAATAGAGGAAAAGCCAGGATCATCTGGAGTGGGATCCCCAAGAGGCTATTAGACCAGGGTTTAATGGTGGTTCTtcataggaacaataacagtgaCAGTAAGAGCGAGCTGGACAGATCATCAGTCGGGGGCCAAGCCACTGGGAGCTATAACACCTCAGTACACCTTAACCCTGGTCTCCAGGTCCGGCTCCATAAGGAGGTAAAATCATGGTGGAATTACTTGGGGTTTGGGTCCACTATTGGAGAGGAGATCTGGAGAGGTTCTGAGTTTCACGATGCCAACCGAGAGATTCCTGCTGATATTAACGGACATGACGCCAGTCTGCAGCTCTTCGTAAAGGATGGAAAGGCCTGCGCTCGTCTGTATGTAAAGAAATCCTTCACTGCCTGGAAGAAAACGTTTCATAACTCCTGGGTTGGGTTCTACTCTTCTGGGTTGGGTTCTACCCTGGATTATAACACCTGGCAATGGGCTGTACATTTCTCTGAGGAAAAAGGCTCACATCAGGCTGATATACCTGGGTATGACGTCTATGTGTATGAGTCTAGTATGACCATGTCTCCTGGGGTCCAGGTCAGATTCATGATGGAGAAATATGGGGGTGAAAAGGCACGCACTCCACCCTGGGAGAGACTGGTCCAGTGGTGA